DNA sequence from the Teretinema zuelzerae genome:
GAATCATCAAGATTTGTATCCCCATACGAGGTTTCCCGACCCTTAGTCCAGGTCGATTCCCAGTCGGCCTTCTGTAGCTCCATATCGAGTATTTTCTGGTTAACATCATCAAGGCATTCACGGTGCATTCTAAATATGCCGCCCCGATTTAATGTTCCTCCATACGCGTTATTCATGTCTTGAATGAAATAAAAGGCTTCTACCCCCATTCGTCCGCTTTTAGTGCTCTTTAAGGAAACCCTGGATGGTTTATGTTCTATATGCGGGTATCTATGGGTGTACGTGTTACTTATTGAACGTGCATCAAATCTACCAGGGATTATTGGTATATCTTTTTCTCTTATTGCAGGGTATTCATTTATTCCCTCTTTTAACGCTTTTGCACGTGACTCTTCGTTTAGCTTTGCGACTGCTACGAAGGCGGCACGGTCAAACTCAAGATGATAATTGACCAAGGCGGCATATACATCAAGCGAGACTTTATAGATACGTGGATTATGGAGTTTGCCATTCTCATCACGCCGTAATTCATCGGATTCACGAAGTAAATACACATTATCACGTACCTTGTACGCAGGAATGTCATAGTTGGTATTTCTTCGTATGTGTACTGGTGGAAGATAGGAAGGGTATTCTTCTTCCAGTATTGTTTTCCGGTTTGCAAGGTAAACTTTATCCGGTTCTACTCCCGTGTAATCAATAAAACCATCAGCTCCGACTGAAGGGATATATTTATAAGTATTGCTTGAAGCTTGTCTAAAGTCAGAATCGCTCATTGTATTTTTGCTCCATCGAACAGTTGTTAAAAGAATGATTGCTCAGGTGGGATAAAAAAATAATTAGCTTCATATGAAGCTAATTATTTAAATTGTTACATTTCTTACAGTGAAAGCCCTTGTTGATGTTCTTGTTGTCTAGTTCGTGCGACTGTTCGCACTTTATCATTTTCAAGATTCATACCTCGGGAGATAAAACGATCTTTTGCAACTTCTGCGTGATATAAGGTTGTAAGAAGTGTAGCTCCGTGTGTTTTAATTGAAGCATCCTTCATGGCAAGTAGTGGAGCCTGTGGAATAAAATTTCCTTTGAATTCTTGAGTCATACGATAACGTGAAAGTTCTTGAGCGATAAGCCGTGCTTTTTCATCCGTTATCTTCTGTTCTGCACTACTACTTACCTTATCAAGTATTTCGGGAAACCGATTTGTCTTGGTATTCTCTACAACTGTTTTAATCTTTTCTTGAACCAGTGCTCGATCAAGTGTTAAGCCTGATTCTCGTATTAAAGAATACTCTTTCAGTTGTTCAATATTGTACATGTAGTAGTATTTCTGTTTCGGATGTTTTTCGTCGAATGCTTTTCCAGTTGAAGGATGTACATCAGTTGCATGAGCGTAACGGTTTACATAGGCAATGGGTGTTGGTTCCATTCCTGGGCGAACACGTAATTTCAGATTATTGACTTCGCTTTCTGATAACCATCTGGATTCTTTGAAGCCTTGCTCAGCAGCACTCATTTCGAGCATGAGTGCATTAACGCCTTTAAATATAACTCCGGAAGTTGGATTGTACGCTATATCACGTTCAATCTTTCCTTCTTTGAGCCATGGTGCTTTTCCGGTTAATGTAAGATTTTGATAAGTTCGTTCAAATTTTTTATAGAACAGTTCGTCAGTGATCTGCCGTTCTCTGATACTCATAGACACCTCTCTGATGAGGAAATCAATCAATGCTCACGAATAATGTTTCGTAAGAAAAAACGAGTGATTGATTCTGTCGTTGAGTTCAGCTTGTAGTTAGTATAACAACAACCACTTGTATGCGTCAATGTCATTGTATTGCACTTTTTGTTATTCGCTGTATAGTGATTTATATGAACAATAGAATTCTGAGTGTTGAGATATTGAATGCACCTCATTTTTATACTCTCTATGCTGATGGTCATGAGGACACCATGATTGAAAAACCAAACGGTGTTGAATT
Encoded proteins:
- a CDS encoding ArdC-like ssDNA-binding domain-containing protein — encoded protein: MSIRERQITDELFYKKFERTYQNLTLTGKAPWLKEGKIERDIAYNPTSGVIFKGVNALMLEMSAAEQGFKESRWLSESEVNNLKLRVRPGMEPTPIAYVNRYAHATDVHPSTGKAFDEKHPKQKYYYMYNIEQLKEYSLIRESGLTLDRALVQEKIKTVVENTKTNRFPEILDKVSSSAEQKITDEKARLIAQELSRYRMTQEFKGNFIPQAPLLAMKDASIKTHGATLLTTLYHAEVAKDRFISRGMNLENDKVRTVARTRQQEHQQGLSL